In Paenibacillus sonchi, a single genomic region encodes these proteins:
- a CDS encoding cache domain-containing protein: MKNRKNSLGVRLIQLFAAITVPLLSVLFAGGYYAKANVLDQVSRSYQNLVNSNLKMMESSLEDITINLVDIVDHDVNFLQFNRPGLTDSEYYFARMGIMQRNQAYQAYYHSVDMFYLHSSVNDTLTLSNVLGTTEDYMDEVRTWITNRVHNEDYLEPLQYKWTIVKIAGDYYLNRTVSNNLGDPSYIGALIRIDSMRSPLGNLNLQSGGDVLIVDNEGNILTSPSETMGYDFKLPREKLNRNSSFSFSHDGVKLFVVSSQSAALGINLSVVIPDSELLQGLNIFQMIINVLPFLF; encoded by the coding sequence ATGAAAAACAGGAAAAACTCACTGGGTGTAAGGCTTATTCAACTGTTTGCCGCTATAACTGTTCCGCTCCTCTCTGTGCTGTTTGCAGGGGGGTACTATGCCAAGGCTAATGTATTGGATCAGGTATCCAGATCCTATCAGAATTTAGTAAATTCCAATCTGAAAATGATGGAGAGCAGTCTGGAGGACATTACGATTAATCTGGTGGATATTGTCGATCACGACGTGAATTTTCTTCAATTCAATCGTCCAGGGCTGACAGATTCCGAATATTATTTTGCCCGTATGGGGATTATGCAAAGAAATCAAGCCTATCAGGCATATTATCATAGCGTGGACATGTTTTATCTACACTCCAGCGTCAATGATACGTTGACACTATCCAATGTATTAGGAACGACGGAGGATTATATGGATGAGGTACGGACCTGGATTACGAACAGGGTTCACAATGAAGATTATTTAGAACCACTCCAGTACAAATGGACAATCGTTAAGATTGCCGGGGATTACTATTTAAACCGGACAGTCAGCAATAATCTGGGCGATCCCTCCTATATTGGCGCGCTTATCCGAATCGACTCCATGCGCTCACCGCTGGGCAATCTAAACCTGCAATCCGGCGGCGATGTTCTGATCGTGGATAATGAAGGGAATATCTTAACCAGTCCTTCAGAAACAATGGGCTACGACTTCAAGCTGCCGCGTGAGAAGTTGAACCGGAATTCTTCGTTTTCTTTTTCGCATGATGGCGTGAAACTATTCGTTGTGTCCAGCCAGTCAGCCGCCCTGGGGATCAATCTTTCGGTGGTCATTCCCGATTCAGAGCTGCTTCAGGGATTGAATATCTTCCAGATGATTATTAATGTTCTTCCCTTTTTGTTTTGA
- a CDS encoding carbohydrate ABC transporter permease, producing the protein MNQKRTNPIIVIVLTLFSLACLIPFWLVFMISVADENWVTAHGYSFWPGKFSLVAYQYLIEDAEKILRAYGVSALVTVIGVVVSLFVTSAMAYALSRKEFPLRGALSFYILITMLFSGGLLPWYLVYTRFLHVQDTLVALIIPGLIGGFNVIIMRTFFTNSIPPSLIDSSQIDGAGEFRTYFSIILPLSLPVMATIGLFTTVSYWNDWFTSLVFIQNEKLFSLQYLLTKTLMNASFLQTIANKAYSSTAQVTTPLESIRMAMAMIAIGPLVLVFPFLQKYFVRGLTVGAVKG; encoded by the coding sequence ATGAACCAAAAGAGAACCAACCCCATCATCGTCATTGTTTTGACATTGTTTAGCTTGGCGTGCCTGATCCCGTTCTGGCTCGTGTTCATGATATCGGTGGCCGACGAAAATTGGGTAACCGCTCACGGATACAGCTTTTGGCCCGGCAAATTCAGCCTTGTCGCTTACCAGTATTTAATTGAAGATGCCGAGAAAATATTGCGGGCTTACGGCGTGTCGGCTTTGGTTACAGTGATTGGTGTGGTCGTCAGTTTGTTCGTGACTTCCGCAATGGCCTACGCCTTGTCACGGAAAGAGTTTCCGCTCAGAGGGGCTCTTAGCTTCTACATCTTGATCACCATGCTGTTTTCGGGAGGTTTGCTGCCCTGGTATCTTGTATACACCCGCTTTTTACATGTTCAGGATACTTTGGTGGCGTTAATCATTCCGGGTCTGATCGGCGGCTTCAATGTCATTATCATGCGGACTTTCTTTACGAACAGCATTCCGCCTTCCCTGATTGATTCTTCTCAGATCGATGGTGCAGGAGAATTCCGGACATATTTCAGCATTATTTTGCCGCTGTCACTTCCTGTCATGGCCACGATTGGGCTCTTCACCACCGTATCCTACTGGAATGACTGGTTTACAAGCCTGGTCTTCATCCAGAATGAGAAGCTATTCTCTCTGCAGTATTTGTTGACCAAAACCTTGATGAATGCTTCGTTCCTGCAGACGATAGCCAATAAGGCCTATAGCTCGACCGCACAGGTCACGACGCCGCTGGAATCTATCCGAATGGCGATGGCAATGATTGCAATCGGTCCACTGGTGCTGGTGTTCCCTTTCCTGCAGAAGTATTTTGTAAGGGGTCTTACCGTAGGCGCTGTGAAAGGCTGA
- a CDS encoding amidase family protein — MNKLKRLRKTKRQVMATSIALSVMASAVIPFQTADALTRVTSQSGTVWEIHDAFAPSLDTGSLRTVGTTQVQGFGNIFVKVSSPSASLMNGQMMRGFDLKYDGVNRFTSTQSVNLGNVTVTRDVYVDTINNRTRFFDTFTNKNDMAVKIDVSFGGSLGYGTAANASVVKATYSNDLEVTTDDSWIVVDSSAKNNNPLGIAVGSPYPFHNGLTALGNQQQNPFTTPLAKSGNEANFYGFINTLNIEPGQSKSLVHFVQVGEAGEAGLNNLVTTLNGLNQQLDVSGLTHAQIRSISNWDISAIEGLDTGDNLVIPDAPAAKTFVTSSPYDVVNKSIAEMQQDMINGKTTSVQITQAYLDRIKAYDEGQLGFHAFLHVSETALAQAKAADNARAQGAKGDLLGIPIAIKDIYDTKDMPTTGGSKALEGWRPESDAFQVNKLREAGAVIIGKVNTSEFANSGSFSESGWMQTWNALYPSKTSFGSSGGSAVSVAADFAAAAMGSQTGVSLYAPTTGASLKSFRGTDGMASTTGVLPLTWGQDYAGPIAKTVTDLAIMLNATTGTDPQDIFTVTADADHKRPVNWKEALDANALKGKKIGYIPSSFVSSYADDDTGQAVKDKFSELQAAGATMVEMSAIPSAPSRPSGINGSTEGWARYIELHKNFPYLDGASVLASDKVLIYNQRGYTQPARMTEQAVQDYIKYRSDYKEVIKGWMDENGVDAVVYAGFISDVYNNDAAASQLSSDRNTGVLTSNVGLPTVVVPVGTNDSGYSISMQLVGRAWDDAKVLGMGYALEQQSQARLLTAFAPALQYVPSPTNPDPTDNGTTNPNLGTGEGPVTPPATTTPTPTPAPTAPAETTTPTPKPEVVSFADTLNHWAKASIDLLIAKGLLTGYADGTFRPDSGLTRAEAIKVIATYMGLEGQASNFTDVSSTHWANKYIGAAAGSGLMNGYSDGTFRPNDKISRSELATLITRAFKLTGTGNTSFKDVQRNAWYYDSIDALASNKIITGYADSTFKPGQDITRAEFATMVSRLSENLN, encoded by the coding sequence ATGAATAAGTTAAAACGTCTGCGTAAGACTAAAAGGCAAGTTATGGCTACTTCCATTGCGCTATCAGTTATGGCTTCGGCAGTGATTCCGTTTCAAACCGCTGATGCTTTAACCCGGGTGACTTCACAAAGTGGCACAGTATGGGAGATTCACGATGCTTTTGCTCCCAGCTTAGACACAGGAAGTTTACGTACAGTGGGTACTACACAAGTGCAAGGCTTCGGTAATATCTTTGTTAAAGTGTCATCTCCTTCAGCTTCACTGATGAATGGACAGATGATGCGCGGGTTCGACCTGAAATACGATGGCGTTAATAGATTCACTTCAACTCAATCTGTAAATCTGGGAAATGTCACAGTCACCCGTGATGTGTATGTAGATACTATTAATAATAGAACGAGATTCTTTGATACTTTTACTAATAAGAATGATATGGCTGTAAAGATTGATGTGTCTTTCGGCGGCTCTTTAGGATATGGAACAGCGGCAAATGCTTCTGTAGTCAAGGCAACCTACTCCAATGATCTGGAGGTGACGACAGACGATTCATGGATTGTTGTCGATAGCAGTGCCAAAAACAATAACCCCCTAGGTATTGCAGTTGGATCTCCATATCCGTTTCATAATGGATTAACTGCTCTGGGGAATCAGCAGCAGAATCCATTCACGACACCCCTGGCTAAGTCCGGAAATGAGGCGAATTTCTATGGCTTCATTAATACCTTAAATATTGAGCCGGGTCAGTCCAAATCCCTGGTGCATTTTGTACAAGTTGGAGAAGCTGGCGAAGCAGGGCTGAACAATCTGGTTACCACGCTTAATGGACTTAATCAGCAGCTAGATGTATCTGGATTAACCCATGCACAAATCAGGTCCATCAGTAACTGGGATATCTCTGCTATAGAGGGGCTGGATACCGGAGATAACCTGGTTATTCCAGATGCCCCAGCAGCCAAAACATTCGTCACTTCATCCCCCTATGATGTTGTGAATAAATCAATTGCAGAGATGCAGCAGGATATGATCAATGGAAAAACGACTTCTGTACAAATTACTCAAGCGTATTTGGATAGAATCAAGGCGTACGATGAGGGGCAACTCGGATTCCATGCCTTCCTGCACGTATCCGAAACTGCGCTAGCCCAAGCCAAAGCTGCTGACAATGCCCGTGCACAAGGCGCAAAAGGTGATCTGCTGGGGATTCCGATTGCCATAAAAGATATTTATGACACAAAGGATATGCCCACTACAGGCGGCAGCAAAGCGCTTGAAGGCTGGCGGCCTGAATCCGATGCCTTCCAGGTGAATAAGCTGCGGGAAGCTGGCGCTGTCATTATTGGTAAAGTAAATACTTCTGAGTTTGCAAATAGCGGAAGCTTTAGTGAAAGCGGCTGGATGCAAACATGGAATGCGCTGTATCCATCCAAAACATCTTTTGGCTCAAGCGGCGGATCGGCGGTATCTGTTGCAGCCGATTTTGCAGCAGCAGCCATGGGATCACAAACAGGGGTATCTCTCTATGCACCTACGACAGGCGCCAGCTTAAAAAGCTTCCGTGGTACAGACGGTATGGCCAGTACTACAGGTGTACTGCCGCTCACTTGGGGACAGGATTATGCAGGTCCCATTGCCAAAACAGTAACTGACCTGGCCATTATGTTGAATGCTACAACGGGTACAGACCCACAGGATATTTTCACCGTGACTGCTGATGCAGATCATAAGCGTCCGGTGAACTGGAAGGAAGCTCTGGATGCCAATGCATTGAAAGGAAAGAAAATCGGATATATCCCCTCATCCTTTGTATCTAGCTATGCTGATGATGATACTGGACAAGCGGTAAAGGATAAGTTCTCTGAGCTTCAGGCAGCGGGTGCAACAATGGTTGAAATGTCAGCAATACCTTCAGCTCCCAGCCGTCCTTCAGGCATTAATGGATCTACTGAAGGCTGGGCGCGCTATATCGAGCTTCATAAGAACTTCCCTTACCTGGATGGAGCAAGTGTGCTGGCTTCAGATAAGGTGCTTATCTATAATCAAAGAGGATATACTCAGCCTGCGCGGATGACTGAACAGGCGGTACAGGATTACATCAAGTATAGAAGCGACTATAAGGAAGTGATTAAAGGGTGGATGGACGAGAATGGCGTGGATGCTGTCGTTTATGCAGGTTTCATTAGTGACGTATATAACAATGACGCAGCAGCTTCTCAATTAAGCTCTGACCGCAACACAGGCGTATTAACGTCTAATGTCGGTCTCCCTACAGTAGTGGTTCCTGTAGGAACGAACGACAGCGGATATTCGATCTCTATGCAGCTTGTGGGCAGAGCATGGGACGATGCAAAAGTTTTAGGTATGGGCTATGCTCTTGAGCAACAAAGTCAAGCCAGACTGCTTACAGCCTTTGCTCCAGCACTTCAATACGTTCCAAGCCCTACTAATCCTGATCCAACAGATAATGGAACAACTAATCCAAATCTAGGTACTGGAGAAGGTCCAGTGACTCCTCCAGCAACAACAACGCCTACACCAACACCGGCTCCTACAGCACCTGCAGAAACAACAACACCAACACCTAAGCCGGAAGTTGTCAGTTTTGCAGATACACTGAATCATTGGGCGAAAGCAAGCATTGACCTGCTTATTGCTAAGGGATTACTAACGGGTTATGCCGACGGAACCTTCCGTCCGGATTCAGGTTTGACCCGTGCCGAAGCGATTAAGGTCATTGCAACGTACATGGGACTTGAAGGACAAGCTAGCAACTTTACTGATGTATCTTCAACGCATTGGGCGAATAAGTATATTGGTGCAGCTGCCGGATCAGGCTTGATGAACGGATATAGCGATGGAACCTTCCGTCCGAACGATAAGATTAGCCGTAGTGAATTAGCAACACTAATCACCAGAGCCTTCAAGCTGACGGGTACCGGAAACACCTCATTCAAGGATGTACAAAGAAATGCATGGTATTATGATTCCATTGATGCACTCGCCTCCAATAAAATTATTACCGGATACGCAGACAGTACATTTAAGCCTGGACAAGATATTACCAGAGCAGAGTTCGCCACAATGGTATCCAGATTATCGGAAAACTTGAACTAA
- a CDS encoding response regulator has protein sequence MRLLIVDDEQFAVEGILYCCDWKEFGVEEVLTANRADRARDIVNDKKIDLLICDIEMPDEDGLSLVGWVREHSPWTESIFLTCHSEFSYAKKAVNLGSFDYLLKPVDSDELLSAVSGMIAAIREKEEYESYNKMYHKYLNLWQKEKPKRVERFWQDLLSRSILSFGDFFERELAGAGVGLTTGDLVLPILISIEEWSKPLNQRDQEIMEYAVKKASEEFFTEEQQGEAVTDKSGVLFILLYAKGEEEGERAAEKPRIQKLTAMGKRFIKACQELFYSIVTCYVGSFKPLQELPGMCESLKIMERDNISRTQSVLLYLPQDQILLSPNLDDIRLDDLISYMLSGKRESAVRFIHNLTEKLEANPCFQGRNLDALHQDTMQIIYHFLQVRGINAGSIVLFSDWTTAHIRGLLQYRHWAEGIVSAVMETEFERQEKGGVIERSIRYIQQNVEEEISRASVADYVGLNPAYLSRLFKKETGQNLIDFLISVKMNRTRELLDTTDMSVSSIAQQVGYSNFSHFTKMFRKQFDVNPQEYRKVTKRLD, from the coding sequence ATGCGATTATTAATTGTAGATGATGAACAATTCGCTGTAGAGGGGATTCTCTATTGCTGCGACTGGAAGGAGTTTGGGGTAGAAGAGGTCTTGACGGCCAATAGAGCAGACAGAGCCAGGGATATTGTAAATGATAAAAAAATAGATTTGCTGATTTGCGATATTGAGATGCCCGATGAAGACGGGCTTTCGCTGGTTGGCTGGGTGAGGGAGCACTCTCCCTGGACGGAATCGATATTTTTGACCTGCCATTCCGAATTTTCCTACGCCAAAAAAGCAGTTAACCTCGGAAGTTTTGATTACCTGCTGAAGCCTGTTGACTCAGATGAACTGTTGTCTGCCGTATCGGGTATGATTGCAGCCATCCGCGAGAAGGAAGAGTATGAGTCTTACAATAAAATGTACCATAAGTATCTAAATCTGTGGCAAAAAGAAAAGCCGAAGCGTGTGGAGCGTTTCTGGCAGGACCTGTTGTCTCGCAGCATCCTGTCCTTCGGGGATTTTTTTGAACGGGAGCTGGCAGGTGCCGGCGTAGGGTTAACCACTGGAGATTTGGTGCTTCCCATTCTAATCAGCATTGAGGAGTGGAGCAAACCCTTAAATCAGCGTGATCAGGAAATCATGGAATATGCTGTGAAGAAAGCATCGGAGGAATTTTTTACAGAAGAGCAACAAGGCGAGGCAGTCACAGACAAAAGCGGGGTTTTGTTCATTCTGCTGTACGCCAAAGGTGAGGAAGAAGGAGAACGGGCGGCTGAGAAGCCTAGAATTCAGAAGCTCACTGCCATGGGAAAACGTTTTATTAAGGCATGCCAGGAGTTGTTCTATAGTATAGTAACCTGCTATGTCGGCTCGTTCAAACCCCTTCAAGAGCTGCCGGGAATGTGCGAAAGCTTAAAGATTATGGAGCGTGACAATATCTCAAGGACGCAATCGGTGCTCTTATACTTGCCGCAAGACCAGATATTACTGTCACCTAATTTGGATGACATCCGGCTCGATGACCTGATCTCTTATATGCTAAGCGGAAAGCGTGAGTCCGCTGTCCGCTTTATTCATAACCTGACAGAGAAATTGGAAGCCAATCCTTGCTTTCAGGGAAGAAATCTGGATGCATTGCATCAGGATACAATGCAGATTATATACCACTTCCTGCAGGTAAGAGGAATCAATGCAGGAAGTATTGTCCTGTTTTCAGACTGGACAACCGCCCATATTCGGGGACTGCTTCAGTACAGGCATTGGGCAGAGGGGATCGTCTCAGCCGTCATGGAAACAGAATTCGAGCGGCAGGAAAAGGGTGGTGTGATTGAACGATCCATTCGATACATCCAGCAAAATGTAGAGGAAGAGATCTCAAGAGCGAGTGTCGCTGATTATGTGGGATTGAACCCAGCCTATCTTTCCAGGCTGTTTAAAAAAGAGACAGGCCAAAACCTTATTGATTTCCTGATTTCGGTGAAGATGAACCGTACCCGCGAACTCTTGGACACAACGGATATGTCTGTCAGTTCGATAGCGCAACAGGTAGGGTACAGTAATTTTTCGCATTTCACTAAAATGTTCCGCAAGCAGTTTGACGTTAATCCTCAGGAATATCGCAAGGTCACAAAACGATTAGACTGA
- a CDS encoding sensor histidine kinase, with the protein MKLKIKLPLLFLLMLLILMFSIGLYLKFVFAVYSPIRTTLLDSRYIALLLPIFAIAGCIFFILIIYIHFRIEKPIRRLNTRLGEVNVVHPLPPLALKRKDEIGELYKHFNKMEHRLQLAHREQTDMIAAIAHDLKTPLTSINGFTELLATHKDLPETEKQEYYELIQRKSAYMVELLNDFSSFTKEKLELESMIAKPVKATELFEDIAFEYEYELAGLDIELTCRHSFTDSIGLTVNEPMIRRVFGNLFSNAVRYSIIEHHGGEIVAYSSEYGGLGIRFSLPLAVQR; encoded by the coding sequence ATGAAACTGAAAATAAAGCTTCCCCTATTATTCCTGCTGATGCTGCTAATTCTTATGTTTTCTATTGGTTTGTATTTAAAGTTTGTCTTTGCAGTATACTCTCCTATACGTACCACCTTGCTGGACTCACGATATATAGCCTTGCTGCTGCCCATATTCGCCATTGCTGGTTGCATATTTTTTATTCTGATCATCTATATTCATTTTCGCATAGAGAAGCCCATTCGGCGTCTGAATACCCGGCTGGGGGAAGTAAATGTGGTCCATCCCCTGCCTCCGCTGGCTTTGAAGCGTAAGGACGAGATCGGAGAACTTTATAAGCACTTCAATAAGATGGAGCATAGGCTTCAACTCGCCCACAGAGAACAAACCGATATGATTGCAGCCATCGCCCACGATTTGAAAACACCCCTGACCTCTATTAACGGTTTTACTGAACTGCTGGCTACACACAAGGATTTACCCGAAACTGAAAAGCAGGAATATTATGAATTGATTCAAAGGAAGTCAGCATATATGGTTGAACTCCTCAATGATTTCTCAAGCTTCACCAAAGAAAAACTGGAGCTCGAATCCATGATAGCTAAACCTGTAAAAGCAACAGAATTATTTGAAGACATTGCTTTTGAATATGAATACGAGCTGGCGGGACTTGACATCGAACTGACTTGCCGCCATTCTTTCACGGACAGTATAGGGCTAACGGTCAATGAACCGATGATCCGCCGGGTGTTCGGCAATCTCTTTAGCAATGCTGTAAGATATTCTATTATTGAACATCACGGGGGCGAAATTGTTGCCTACTCCTCCGAATATGGCGGTTTGGGGATCAGATTCAGCCTTCCCCTGGCGGTACAACGCTGA
- a CDS encoding sensor histidine kinase translates to MIILLVYLYYFRRMVIRPILDLLGGIHRIRKGSMETQLPSSNLLEFQALNQAFNSMVVEIQDLKIDVYEERLNAQKAELKHLQMQINPHFFLNTLNIIFQLADLKRYELVKKTVRHLVRYFRFMLQIKDNSITLGQELEHLRNYLEIQKMRYQQSFDFQITVDEEISGASIPSLIIQPFVENAMLHGISLKTETFNLRISAVQSEEEADIMIIEIADNGKGSSARKLQELNSPDYTPGTEDGHIGIWNVKKRLAMRYQEKADIYFSENEPTGFRVRLILPVEYAEGER, encoded by the coding sequence TTGATTATTTTGCTGGTTTACTTATATTATTTTCGCCGTATGGTCATCCGCCCGATTCTGGATTTGCTGGGAGGCATCCACCGCATCCGTAAAGGGTCTATGGAAACCCAGCTTCCTTCTTCTAACCTGTTGGAGTTTCAAGCACTGAATCAAGCGTTCAATAGCATGGTTGTGGAAATTCAAGACTTGAAAATTGATGTATACGAGGAACGGTTAAACGCACAAAAAGCAGAATTGAAGCATTTGCAAATGCAAATTAATCCGCACTTTTTTCTGAACACACTCAATATCATTTTTCAGCTTGCCGACCTGAAACGTTATGAACTGGTAAAAAAGACAGTACGCCATCTGGTGCGGTATTTCCGTTTTATGCTTCAGATCAAGGATAACAGCATTACTTTGGGACAAGAACTGGAGCATCTCCGCAATTATCTCGAAATTCAAAAAATGCGTTACCAGCAATCGTTTGATTTTCAGATTACCGTGGATGAAGAGATTAGCGGCGCCTCTATACCTTCCTTGATTATTCAGCCCTTTGTAGAAAATGCCATGCTTCACGGTATAAGTTTGAAAACAGAGACGTTCAATCTCCGGATATCGGCAGTCCAATCAGAAGAAGAGGCCGATATTATGATCATTGAAATCGCGGATAACGGAAAAGGCAGCAGTGCCCGGAAACTACAGGAATTAAATTCACCGGATTACACACCCGGAACGGAGGACGGGCATATTGGCATCTGGAATGTCAAAAAAAGGTTGGCCATGCGGTATCAGGAGAAAGCTGACATTTACTTCAGCGAAAATGAGCCGACCGGATTCCGTGTGCGTCTGATATTGCCCGTTGAATATGCAGAAGGAGAACGATAA
- a CDS encoding ABC transporter permease gives MASEKAFITQPGISQPNTKWRHLWKYRALIVLAMPGILLMLINNYLPMFGIFLAFKDLNYTDGIWDSKWIGLDNFKFLFASNDAWLIIKNTLLYNISFLLINTILAVMLALLLNEVKNKFASKFFQSTVILPNFISMVIVGYIVYGFLNPELGFANKFILEPFGIDPKNWYAEAQHWPYILTIVNTWKNVGYAAVVYLAAIVGIDSEYYEAAVIDGASRWKQMTKITIPLIAPIIIIMTLLAIGRIFNADFGLFYQATMASGMIKETTEVIDTYVYSALMVTGDTGLASSAGLLQSVVGFTLVVTVNLIVRKFSRENALF, from the coding sequence ATGGCTTCGGAAAAAGCATTCATAACCCAACCCGGCATCTCACAGCCCAATACAAAATGGAGACACTTATGGAAGTACAGGGCATTAATTGTTCTGGCGATGCCGGGAATACTGCTGATGTTAATCAATAACTATCTGCCGATGTTTGGTATTTTTTTGGCCTTCAAGGACCTGAATTATACAGACGGCATATGGGATAGCAAATGGATCGGACTGGACAACTTTAAGTTTTTGTTTGCTTCCAACGACGCTTGGCTGATCATTAAGAACACTTTGCTGTACAACATTAGCTTTTTGCTGATTAATACGATATTAGCTGTGATGCTGGCCCTTCTCCTTAACGAGGTTAAAAATAAATTTGCCTCTAAATTCTTTCAGAGCACTGTGATCTTGCCCAATTTTATTTCCATGGTCATTGTTGGCTACATCGTCTATGGATTTTTGAATCCGGAGCTGGGGTTCGCTAATAAATTTATTTTGGAGCCTTTCGGTATTGACCCTAAAAATTGGTACGCGGAAGCGCAGCATTGGCCATATATCTTGACCATTGTTAACACATGGAAGAATGTGGGTTACGCGGCCGTCGTCTATCTGGCAGCCATTGTTGGGATAGACTCTGAATATTATGAAGCCGCTGTCATTGATGGAGCCAGCCGCTGGAAGCAAATGACGAAAATTACGATTCCTCTGATTGCCCCGATCATTATTATCATGACATTGCTGGCGATTGGCCGGATTTTCAACGCCGATTTCGGTCTGTTTTATCAGGCGACAATGGCATCCGGTATGATCAAAGAGACAACAGAAGTTATTGATACCTATGTATACAGCGCACTAATGGTCACCGGCGATACGGGACTCGCCTCCTCGGCAGGGCTGTTGCAATCCGTTGTTGGCTTTACACTTGTCGTGACTGTCAACCTGATTGTTCGTAAATTCAGCAGAGAAAATGCTCTATTTTAA
- a CDS encoding ABC transporter ATP-binding protein: MRILSKKKIGSTPAIQIDGVHKRFGDYTVLNNLSLEVNRGEIFGFLGLNGAGKTTTIKMLLAMLRPTSGKLYMLGEKVDAGNYKLWSKVGYLEEATFYPDLTVTENLDIARRMQGLPDKDAVHQVIYKLGLEPHKKKKAKHLSLGNKQRLGLAKAMIHDPEILILDEPINGLDPAGVAEIRNMLYNLANNFGITVFISSHLLEELSKVSTRIGIIHSGQLVKEVAMDKLEQSLEKSLVVNGRNKPALKKVLEEHGYAFEDTPDGSIKLTNEHAADHPERLAELLVQSNQPPTSLRVITEDLEGYFLRTIGVNRGNKR, from the coding sequence ATGCGAATTTTATCAAAGAAAAAAATAGGCAGCACGCCTGCTATACAAATTGACGGAGTGCATAAAAGGTTTGGCGACTATACCGTATTAAATAATCTTTCGCTGGAGGTGAACCGAGGAGAGATCTTTGGATTCCTGGGACTGAATGGCGCCGGGAAGACAACGACCATCAAGATGCTTCTGGCTATGCTGAGGCCAACCTCCGGTAAGCTCTATATGTTAGGTGAAAAGGTCGATGCCGGAAATTATAAATTATGGAGCAAGGTCGGATATTTGGAGGAGGCTACTTTTTATCCTGATCTGACTGTAACGGAGAATCTTGACATCGCAAGACGCATGCAAGGGTTGCCGGACAAAGATGCCGTACATCAGGTGATCTATAAGCTGGGGCTTGAGCCGCACAAAAAGAAAAAAGCAAAACATCTCTCTTTGGGAAACAAGCAGCGCCTGGGACTTGCGAAGGCGATGATTCACGATCCGGAAATTCTAATCTTGGACGAGCCCATCAATGGCCTTGATCCCGCAGGCGTGGCGGAGATACGGAATATGTTATATAATCTGGCGAACAATTTCGGCATTACGGTTTTTATATCCAGCCATCTGTTAGAGGAGCTCTCGAAGGTGTCTACACGGATTGGAATTATTCACAGCGGCCAGCTGGTTAAAGAAGTCGCAATGGATAAGCTGGAGCAGTCCTTAGAGAAAAGCCTGGTCGTGAACGGCCGGAACAAACCTGCCTTAAAGAAGGTGCTGGAAGAGCATGGCTATGCCTTTGAGGATACCCCGGACGGCTCTATTAAACTAACCAATGAACATGCGGCAGATCATCCTGAACGGCTGGCCGAACTGCTCGTTCAAAGCAATCAGCCGCCAACGTCGCTCCGGGTAATTACGGAGGATCTGGAAGGATACTTTCTCCGCACCATCGGAGTCAACAGGGGGAATAAAAGATGA